The genomic DNA ACAAATTCTTGTACTGATTCTTTCCATACAACGATGTCAATTTTTTCTCCGTTTAATTCATTTACTATATTTTTAATTCTTAATCCTTTTTGACCGATACAAGCTCCTACAGTATCGATATTAGGATCACCAGAATAAACAGCAACTTTAGCTCTTGATCCAGCTTCTCTAGCTACACCCTTAATTTCAATAAGTCCAGAAGTTATTTCAGGAATTTCAAGTTCAAATAATTTTCTTAAAAGTCCTTCATTTTTTCTAGATATTACTATCTTAGGGAATTTGTTTGTTTTTTCAACTTCAGCTAGATAAACTTTAAGTCTTTCACCAACTCTATAAGTATCAGCAGGTGATTGTTCGTTTGGTGTAAGAATAGCTTCTACTCCATCAAATTCTACGAAAACATTTTTTCTTTCATCAATTCTTCTAATTATACCATTGATAATGTCATGTTCTCTAGTTTTAAATCTGTCATAGATATATTGTCTTTCAGCTTCTCTTACTTTTTGGATTACGATTTGTTTTCCATTTTGTATAGCATTTCTTCTGAAATCTTCACAATTTACTTCTATTTCTACAACATCATCAATTTTTGGTTTTCTTTTGCTACTAATATTTTTATTTCTATATTCTTCTAGAGCGTCGTCTATAGAAATTTCAATAGCTGCATCATATAAATCTTCAGTTGGAACTACAGTTTTTACTTCATAGATTTTAACATCTCCAGTTTGTCTGTCAATTTCTACTTTAACGTTTTCTTCATCCCCGTAGTTTTTCTTATAAGCAGCTAACAGAGCTTGTTCAACTGTTAAAAGAAGATTTTCTTTACTAATACCTTTTTCCTTTTCTAGCTCTTCTAAAGCCTCTAAAAATACTTTAGCGTCTTTACTTTTCATTCTAATTTACCCTCCTGAAAACCTTTCTAAAACTCATCAAATTCATAAACAAGATTAGCTTTTCTTATTTCTGAAAAAGGAATTTCTAGTATTTTTTCTTCATCAAGTTCTAATAATATGATATTTTCCTTGCAATCATTTATGATTCCTTCAAAGTTTTTATTGTCATCAATTTTATGTTTTAAACTTACTTTTGCTTTTTCGCCTTTAAATCTAATAAAATCCTCTATTTTTTTAAGAGGTCTTTCTATTCCAGGAGATGAAACCTCCAAGAAGAATTTTTTATCAATTAGTTTGTCTACGTCATCTTCAATTTTATTGCTAATAGTAGCACAGTGTTCTAGTGTGATATCACCATTTAGGTCCTCTACATATATTCTTACATACCAGTATCCACCATCTTGCATATACTCTATATCAACTAGAGATAAGTTCATTTCATTAAGTACTGGTACAACTATTTTTTCAATTTTTTCAATAATCACTTCATTGCTTGAATTTGCCATAGTTTTCACCTCATTTCTAAAATATTGCTAAAGAGTTTTTATAATCTACTAAAGAGGGAGTGGATAGAAAATTACCCACTCCCTTCATAACTAGCATACTACTTTATTCAAGTTATTGTAGCATATAATTGCAAAAAAATCAATTATTAGTGGAAAGAAAAAAAGGAAATATACCTATTAATATATGAGCAATATTTGAGAAATAATATCTTAGATTTTAATAAAATATAGATTTTTTAATTTTAAACAGCATAGATATATTTGAAAAATATTCTATATTTATTTGATAAATATTAAAAGATCTCTTTGTTTTAAAATAATATTATTACAATAGTTTGTTGTACATAAACACTTATGAAATAAGGCTTAAATATATGTAATTAAATTTTTTAATGTTTAGTATTCATAATATAAATAAGTATTGCTTTTTTGCAAAATTGTTGTATATTATTATCAAAAGGTTTAATATAAGACACAAGGAGGATGTTTTTCATGAAGAAAAATGGAAAAAAAGTAGTTATAGGAGTTATAGGTTCAGACTGCCATGCAGTTGGTAACAAAATTATTCATCATGTTTTAGAAGCAAACGGATTTGAAGTTGTTAATGTTGGGGTTTTATCTCCACAAGCAGATTTTATTAACGCTGCAGTTGAAACAAGTGCAGATGCAATTATTGTATCTTCATTATATGGACATGGTGAATTAGACTGCCAAGGTATGAGAGAAAAATGTAAAGAAGCTGGACTTGGAGACATTCTTCTTTATGTTGGAGGAAATATCGTTGTTGGAAAACAAGTTTGGGAAGATGTTGAAAAAAGATTTAAAGCTATGGGATTCAACAGAGTTTACAAACCTGGTACTCCAATAGAAGAAACAACAGAAGATCTTAAAAAAGATTTAAACATTGCTTAATTTTATAGATAAACAGATAACAATTGAATAAAGGTACAGAACATTAAAATTTTTTTTAGAAAAGAGTGGTAATTATGAAAGTTTACTTAGCTATAGATTTTGGAAGCACATATACTAAGCTTACAGCTGTTGATATGGAAAATGAAGTAATCCTTGCCACTGCCAAAGATATTACTACTGTAGAAGATGACATTATGATAGGATTTGACAAAGCATTTACGAAATTAAAAGCTGAAATCAACAAAAAAATTGATTTTGATAAGGTTGAATTCATAGGTAAAACAGCATGTTCATCTGCTGCAGGAGGATTAAAGATGGTAGCAATAGGTCTTGTCCCAGAACTTACTGCAGAAGCAGCAAAAAAAGCAGCACTTGGAGCAGGAGCTAGAGTTATAAAAACATACTCATATGAATTGAATCATAGAGAGATGGAAGAAATCAAGGCAACTCCACTAGATATAATTTTATTAGCTGGTGGAACTGATGGCGGAAATAAGGAATGCATCATTCATAATGCTAAAATGATAGTAGAACATGAAATTAAAGTACCAGTAGTAGTAGCTGGAAATAAAGCAGCTATCGATGAAATTGAAGAAATATTTAAAAATGCAGGAATAGATTATTATGTTGCTGCTAATGTTATGCCTTTTATAAACAAACTAAATGTAGAGCCTTCTAGAGAAGAAATACGTAAAGTATTTATGAACAGAATAGTTGAAGCTAAAGGAATGAAACAGGCAGAAGATTATATTAAAGGTATTTTAATGCCTACACCTGCTGCAGTTTTAAAAGCGGCTGAGATTTTATCAGTAGGTACAGATGATGAAGATGGAATAGGAGATCTAATTGTTGTAGATATTGGTGGAGCAACTACTGATGTTCACTCAATAGCTAAAGGAGAACCTACAAAACCTTCAGTAATGATAAAAGGGCTAGAGGAACCATTTGCTAAGAGAACTGTTGAAGGGGACTTAGGAATGAGATACTCAGCACTAGCACTTCTTGAAGCTGCTGGAACAAGAAAAATTAGAAATTATTTACATGATTCGTTAAAACAAGTAGATGTTAAAGCAGAATGTAAGCACAGACACGATAACATAAGAGTTGTACCTCAAACTGAAGAAGAAATCAGATTTGATGAAGCAATGGCTATGGCAGCTACTGAGCTTGCAATGACAAGACATTGTGGAATTCTAGAATGTGTTTATACACCAATGGGAACAATGTTCAATCAAAATGGAAAAGATTTAACAGAAACACCATTTGTGATAGGTACTGGTGGAGTAATAATTCACAGTATGAATCCAGCTGGAATACTAAGAGCCGGAAACTTTAATGAACAGGATCCTATTCATTTAAAACCACTTGAACCTAGATTCTTAGTTGATAAGACTTATATATTATCTGCTATGGGTCTTTTAGCTCAGGATTATCCTGAAGTGGCTATAAGAGTAATGAAAAAATACCTGGTTGAAGCTAAATAAAAACGTTTAAAGAAAAAATTGAGGAGGATTAATTAATAAATGAAACTTAAATTTAAGAAATGGACTGAAGAAGAGTTCTTTGAAATGAGAGAAGAAGTTTTAAAAGGATGGCCAACAGGAGCAGAAGTTGACCTAGAAGAAGCTGTAAAATATCACAAAGCATTACCTGAATCAAAAAGCTTCTCAAAAAAATTAATGGATGCTAAAAAAAGAGGAATTACTTTAGCACAACCTAGAGCAGGGGTTGCATTAATAGAACAACACATAGAATTATTAAACTTCCTAGATAAAGAAGGTGGAGCAGATTTACTACCAAGTACAATCGACTCTTATACTAGACAAAATAAATATGAAAACTGTGAAAGAGGTATAGAAGAATCTAAAAAAGCAGGAAGATCTCTTCTTAACGGATTCCCAGGTGTTAACCACGGAGTAAAAGGATGTAGAGAAGTTGTAGAAGCTACTAATCTTCCACTACAATTAAGACACGGAACTCCAGATGCAAGATTATTATCAGAAATAATGATCGCTGCTGGATTTACATCAAACGAAGGTGGAGGTATCAGTTATAACGTACCTTACGCTAAAAACGTTTCAATAGAAAGAACAATAAGAGACTGGCAATATGTTGATAGACTAGTTGGATGGTATGAAGAACATGGAGTATCAATAAACAGAGAACCATTTGGACCATTAACAGGAACATTAGTACCACCTTCAATGTCAAATGCTGTTGGAATTCTTGAAGGATTACTAGCTGCTGAACAAGGAGTAAAAAGTATCACTTTAGGATATGGACAATGTGGAAACTTAATTCAAGATATCGCTGCTATCAGATCATTAGAAGAACAAGCTAATGAATACTTCGAAAAAGAAGGATACAAAGGAATTGAATTAACAACTGTATTCCATCAATGGATGGGAGGATTCCCTGAAGATGAAGCAAAAGCTTTTGGAGTAATTTCAAATGGAGCTTCTGCTGCTGCACTTGCTGGAGCAACTAAAGTTATAGTTAAAACTCCACACGAAGCTATAGGAGTACCTACAAAAGAAGCTAATGCTGCTGGAATCAGAGCAACAAAAATGGTATTAAACTTACTTAGAGGACAACAATTATCTACTTCTCCAGAATTAGAAGAAGATATTAGAATAATCAAAGCTGAAACTAAATGTATCTTAGATAAAGTTTACGAATTAGGAAATGGAGACTGGGCAGTAGGTATAGTTAAAGCATTTGAACAAGGTGTATTAGACGTTCCATTTGCACCATCAATTTACAATGCGGGTAAAATGATGCCAGCTAGAGACAACGTAGGAAAAGTAAGATACCTATCAGTTGGAAACGTTCCATTTACACAAGAATTAATTGACTACAATAAAGCTCAATTAGAAGAAAGAGGAAAATATGAAGGAAGACCTGTTAACTTCCAAATGACTGTAGACGATATATTTGCAGTTGGAAAAGGAACTTTAATAGGAAGACCAGAAGGAAAATAGTTGTTATATACAGAGTAAATGATATATAAAATATATTAATATGTTTTATATAAAGGTTGCATTTTTTAAAAATATAGGTTAAAAATAATATTGTAAAGGTGAGAGCTAGACAATATGCTCTCATCCTTAACAAAAAACTTTAGGAGGAATATATATGAAAATTATAGATGTAGTTTGTTCAGCAGGAAAAACTGGATTCTATTTTGATGACCAAAGAGCTATAAAAGCAGGAGCAGGACATGATGGTATGTTCTATTTAGGAGAAACAGTAACACCAGGATTCGAAAGTATTAGACAAGCAGGAGAATCAATCTCTGTTCAATTAATCCTTGAAGATGGTCAAGTGGCTTACGGAGACTGTGCAGCAGTTCAATACTCAGGTGCAGGAGGAAGAGACCCACTATTCCTAGCTAAAGATTTCATCCCAGTTATTGAGAAAGAAATCGCTCCAAAATTAATCGGAAGAGAATTAGACAATTTCAAATCATTAGCAGAAGAATTTGATTCTATGCAAATAGATGGAAAAAGAATGCATACAGCAATCAGATATGGAATAACTCAAGCTTTACTAGATGCAGTTGCAAAAGCTAGAAAAGTAACTATGGCAGAAGTTATCCAAAAAGACTACAATACAGGACTTGAAATCACAAGAAGACCTATATTTACTCAATCTGGAGACAACAGATATGAAAATGCTGACAAAATGATAATCAAAGGTGCAGATGTATTACCTCACGCTTTAATTAACAACGTAAAAGAAAAATTAGGAGAAAACGGAGAAATCTTACTTGAATATGTTAAATGGTTAAGAGACAGAATCTTAGCAAAAAGAACATCAGAAGATTACAACCCAATATTCCACATTGACGTATACGGAACTATAGGAGCAGCATTTGACTGTGACGTTAAAAAAATGGCTGACTACATTGGTACATTAGCAGAAGCAGCAAAACCATTCAAATTAAGAATAGAAGGTCCTATGGACGTTGAAGATAGAGATAAACAAATCGAAGCTATGGCAGCTTTAAGAGCAGAAATAGACAGAAGAGGAATTCCTGCAGAATTAGTTGCTGACGAATGGTGTAATACTTTAGAAGACATCAAATTATTCGCAGATAAAAAAGCAGGACACGTAGTTCAAATAAAAACTCCAGACTTAGGAGGAGTAAACAACATAGCTGATGCAATTCTTTACTGTAACAAAGTAGGAATCGGATCATACTGTGGAGGAACTTGTAACGAAACAAACAGATCTGCAGAAGTAACTACTAACATCGGAATGGCTTGTGGAGCTCTTCAAGTACTTGCAAAACCAGGAATGGGTGTTGACGAAGGATTCATGATCGTATTCAACGAAATGGGAAGAGTTGAAGCTTTAGTAAATAGAAGAAAAAATAAATAGTTTTCTTTTAAAAATTAATAATAAACTTATGGGAAAGGTAGTTTATGACTACCTTTTTCCTTTAATTATGGCGAGGTGAAATAAATGACTATAAAGAAAGCTGCAAAATGTGGAACTTTAGAATCAAATGATATATTCTTAATTCTTACTCCTTCAGAAGATGGGATTGAAATAGAATTAGAAAGTACAGTGGAAAAACAGTTTGGTGATCATATCAGAGAGGTTATAAAAGCTAAACTTTTAGAACTTGGTATTGATAGCGTACAGGTACAAGCTCAAGATAAAGGAGCTCTTGACTATACTATTAGAGCTAGAATTGAAGCTGCTGTAGCTAGAAGTTTATAATATTCTATTATTCATTTTATGAGAGGTGTTTATTGTGAAATTAAGAAGAACTATGTTATTTATGCCTGGTAACAATCCAGGGATGCTTCAAACAGCAGCTGTATTTGGTTCAGACGCTGTTATATTTGACTTAGAAGATGCTGTTGCACTTACAGAAAAAGATGCTGCAAGAGTACTTATTAGCGAAGCATTAAAAACTATAAAATATGGAAATGTTGAAGTAGTTGTAAGAATAAATCCTTTATCTACACCTTATGCAGATAAAGATATTGATGTAATCGCAAGATTAAAACCAGATGCTATACTACTTCCTAAAGCTTGTCCAGAAGATGTAGCTGAATTAGATAAAAGATTAACAAAAATAGAAGAAGAAATGGGATTTGAACATAACTCTATAAAAGTTCATCCACTTGTTGAAACAACTTACGGAGTAGAAAAAGTGTATGAAACAATCAAAGCTAGTCCAAGAATAATATCTGTATTACTTGGTGGAGAAGATTTAGCAGTTGATTTAGGAGTAAAAAGAACAAAAGCATCAGATGAATTATTATATGCAAGAACTAAAATTATAAATGCATGTAAAGCATGTAAAGTTGATGCTATTGATACTCCATTTACAGATACAAATGACTATGATGGACTTATAGCTGATACATTAAAAGCTAAAATGCTTGGTTTTACAGGAAAACTAAGTATAAACCCAAGACAGATCGATACTATCCATAAAGTATATGCTCCATCAGATGCAGAAATCAACCATGCTCAAAGAGTTATGGCTGCTAAAGAAGAAGCTGCAAAACAAGGACTTGGAGTATTCTCATTAGATGGAAAAATGGTTGACCTTCCTATTATAAATAGAGCTATTCACACATTGGATATGGCTAGATTAATGGGACTTATTGATTAATTATTAAGGCGAGGTGTTTATAAGATGAAAAACATTCTAGGAAGAGAAGTTCCTGAATTTATAGAAGGATACGGGAAAGTTACTCAATATAATGGGTATTTAGCAAATACAACTGGAGTTATGAAAAAAGATTATACTTTTAAAACAGTAACTCACAAAGATAGTAAATTAGAAAAAGATTTATCTAAATTAATGGATAAATTACCATTAAGAGATGGAATGGCAATATCATTTCACCATCATTTAAGAAATGGAGACTATGTATTAAACTTAGTAATGGCTGAAATAGCAAAAAGAGGATATAAAGATATAACTCTTGTAGCAAGTTCAATTTTTCCATGCCATAAACCTTTAGTAGAATATATGGAAAAAGGTATTGTAACTCAAATATATGCTGGATATATGTCAGGGCCTGTAGCTCAAGCAATATCTGAGGGAAAACTTCAAAAACCTGCAGTAATGCATACACATGGTGGAAGAGCAAGAATAATGGAAACTGGAGAAGTTGAAGTTGATATAGCTTTTGTTGCTGCACCTACATCTGATGAATATGGAAATATCAATGGAGTAGATGGAAAATCAGCATGTGGATCATTGGGATATGCACATTCAGACGTTGAAAATGCAAAAGTTGTCGTAGCTATAACAGACAATCTTGTTCCATTCCCTAATACAACTATTGAAATCAATCAAACTTTAATAGATTATGTACTAGTAGTTGATGCAATAGGTGACCCAAAAGGAATCGTATCAGGAACAACTCAAATTACAAAAAATCCAATAGGATTAAAAGTTGCTGACTTAACTGCTAAATTTATAGAACAATCAGGATATTTAAAAGAAGGAATGAGTTTCCAAACTGGAGCTGGAGGAATATCTCTTGCAGTTGCAGCTGAAGTTAAAAAACTTATGAAAGAAAAAGAAATCGTAGGAAGCTTTGCAGCAGGAGGAATTACTGGATATATCGTAGATATGTTCAAAGAAGGACTTTTCAAGGCTTTATTTGATGTACAATGTTTTGATCTTGATGCTATAAAATCAGCTAAAGAAAATGCAAAACATCTGAAGATGTCTGCATCAATGTATGCTAATGCAAACAATAAAGGATCAGTAGTAAATAAACTTGATATCGTTATATTAGGTGCTACAGAAATGGATACTAACTTTAACGTAAACGTAACTACTGGATCTGATGGAGTTATCATGGGAGGATCTGGAGGACATAGTGATACAGCAGCAGGAGCAAAACTATGTATTATAGTTTCTCAACTTGTAAATGCAAGAATTTCAGTAGTAAAAGATAGAATAACAACTGTAACAACTCCTGGAGAAACAGTTGACGTTTTAGTTACTGAAAGAGGTATTGCAATTAACCCATTAAGAAAAGATTTAATTGAAAAATTCAAAAATTCAAACTTACCTATAAAAACTATAGAAGAATTAAAAGAAATAGCAGAATCTATGACTGGAAAAGAACAACCTATCAAATTTGAAGATAGAATAGTTGCAGTAGTTCAATATAGAGATGGATCTGTTGTTGACGTTGTAAGACAAATAAAAAAATAATTGACAATTTTGGTAATTAATGCTATAATCGCAAATAAAGATTAAAATGTATTTAGCCATCAAGAGAGATTGAGGGACCGGCCCTGTGACATCTCAGCAACCTGCTTTCGTGAAGTGTGGTGCTAACTCCTGATAGATGGAAGAGAGAAATTGTTATTTATTCCCTTCATCTATCAGTGATGAAGGGATTTTTTATTTCTTATGATAGTATGTAAATATTTAATATATTAGGAGGATAAAATGAAGAATTTAACTTATTTTACGTCTGAATTTGTATCACCTGGACATCCTGATAAAGTATCAGATCAGATCTCAGATGCAGTATTAGACGCATGTTTAAAAGATGATCCAAGTTCAAGAGTAGCCTGTGAAGTATTTTGTACTACAGGACAAGTTATAGTAGGTGGAGAAATTACAACTTCAACTTATATAGATGTTCAAAAAATAGTAAGAGACAAAATTGCTGAAATAGGATATACAGAAGGAATGGGATTTGATGAAAATTGTGGAGTATTATCTGCAATTCATGCACAATCACCAGATATAGCTATGGGAGTTGATACTGGTGGAGCTGGAGACCAAGGGATAATGTTTGGTGGAGCTGTAAAAGAAACTCCAGAACTAATGCCACTTGCACTTGTTTTAGCAAGAGCTATTATGGTAAGATTAACAAAAATGACTAGATCAAAAGAGTTAGATTGGGCAAGACCTGATGCAAAATCTCAAGTAACATTAGCTTATGATGAAAATGGTAAGATTGATCATGTAGATACAATAGTTTTATCAGTTCAACATAATCCAGATATTGTTCATGAAGATATTAAAAAAGATGTAATTGAAAAAGTTATAAAACCTGTATTAGCTTCTTATAACCTTGATCCTGCTCAAGTACAAAGTTACCATATAAATCCTACAGGTAGATTTGTAATTGGAGGACCAAATGGTGATACAGGACTTACAGGAAGAAAAATAATAGTAGATACTTATGGTGGATACTTTAGACATGGTGGAGGAGCATTTTCAGGAAAAGACCCTTCTAAAGTAGATAGATCAGCAGCATATGCTGCAAGATGGGTAGCTAAAAATATAGTTGCAGCAG from Fusobacterium hominis includes the following:
- the glmL gene encoding methylaspartate mutase accessory protein GlmL; the protein is MKVYLAIDFGSTYTKLTAVDMENEVILATAKDITTVEDDIMIGFDKAFTKLKAEINKKIDFDKVEFIGKTACSSAAGGLKMVAIGLVPELTAEAAKKAALGAGARVIKTYSYELNHREMEEIKATPLDIILLAGGTDGGNKECIIHNAKMIVEHEIKVPVVVAGNKAAIDEIEEIFKNAGIDYYVAANVMPFINKLNVEPSREEIRKVFMNRIVEAKGMKQAEDYIKGILMPTPAAVLKAAEILSVGTDDEDGIGDLIVVDIGGATTDVHSIAKGEPTKPSVMIKGLEEPFAKRTVEGDLGMRYSALALLEAAGTRKIRNYLHDSLKQVDVKAECKHRHDNIRVVPQTEEEIRFDEAMAMAATELAMTRHCGILECVYTPMGTMFNQNGKDLTETPFVIGTGGVIIHSMNPAGILRAGNFNEQDPIHLKPLEPRFLVDKTYILSAMGLLAQDYPEVAIRVMKKYLVEAK
- a CDS encoding HpcH/HpaI aldolase/citrate lyase family protein, with the protein product MKLRRTMLFMPGNNPGMLQTAAVFGSDAVIFDLEDAVALTEKDAARVLISEALKTIKYGNVEVVVRINPLSTPYADKDIDVIARLKPDAILLPKACPEDVAELDKRLTKIEEEMGFEHNSIKVHPLVETTYGVEKVYETIKASPRIISVLLGGEDLAVDLGVKRTKASDELLYARTKIINACKACKVDAIDTPFTDTNDYDGLIADTLKAKMLGFTGKLSINPRQIDTIHKVYAPSDAEINHAQRVMAAKEEAAKQGLGVFSLDGKMVDLPIINRAIHTLDMARLMGLID
- the citD gene encoding citrate lyase acyl carrier protein codes for the protein MTIKKAAKCGTLESNDIFLILTPSEDGIEIELESTVEKQFGDHIREVIKAKLLELGIDSVQVQAQDKGALDYTIRARIEAAVARSL
- the nusA gene encoding transcription termination factor NusA, translating into MKSKDAKVFLEALEELEKEKGISKENLLLTVEQALLAAYKKNYGDEENVKVEIDRQTGDVKIYEVKTVVPTEDLYDAAIEISIDDALEEYRNKNISSKRKPKIDDVVEIEVNCEDFRRNAIQNGKQIVIQKVREAERQYIYDRFKTREHDIINGIIRRIDERKNVFVEFDGVEAILTPNEQSPADTYRVGERLKVYLAEVEKTNKFPKIVISRKNEGLLRKLFELEIPEITSGLIEIKGVAREAGSRAKVAVYSGDPNIDTVGACIGQKGLRIKNIVNELNGEKIDIVVWKESVQEFVSAVLSPAKVISVDVIEEENTARVIVENSQLSLAIGKNGQNARLAAKLTGMRVDIKTANSVEEGE
- the citF gene encoding citrate lyase subunit alpha, producing the protein MKNILGREVPEFIEGYGKVTQYNGYLANTTGVMKKDYTFKTVTHKDSKLEKDLSKLMDKLPLRDGMAISFHHHLRNGDYVLNLVMAEIAKRGYKDITLVASSIFPCHKPLVEYMEKGIVTQIYAGYMSGPVAQAISEGKLQKPAVMHTHGGRARIMETGEVEVDIAFVAAPTSDEYGNINGVDGKSACGSLGYAHSDVENAKVVVAITDNLVPFPNTTIEINQTLIDYVLVVDAIGDPKGIVSGTTQITKNPIGLKVADLTAKFIEQSGYLKEGMSFQTGAGGISLAVAAEVKKLMKEKEIVGSFAAGGITGYIVDMFKEGLFKALFDVQCFDLDAIKSAKENAKHLKMSASMYANANNKGSVVNKLDIVILGATEMDTNFNVNVTTGSDGVIMGGSGGHSDTAAGAKLCIIVSQLVNARISVVKDRITTVTTPGETVDVLVTERGIAINPLRKDLIEKFKNSNLPIKTIEELKEIAESMTGKEQPIKFEDRIVAVVQYRDGSVVDVVRQIKK
- the glmS gene encoding methylaspartate mutase subunit S, whose amino-acid sequence is MKKNGKKVVIGVIGSDCHAVGNKIIHHVLEANGFEVVNVGVLSPQADFINAAVETSADAIIVSSLYGHGELDCQGMREKCKEAGLGDILLYVGGNIVVGKQVWEDVEKRFKAMGFNRVYKPGTPIEETTEDLKKDLNIA
- the metK gene encoding methionine adenosyltransferase; the protein is MKNLTYFTSEFVSPGHPDKVSDQISDAVLDACLKDDPSSRVACEVFCTTGQVIVGGEITTSTYIDVQKIVRDKIAEIGYTEGMGFDENCGVLSAIHAQSPDIAMGVDTGGAGDQGIMFGGAVKETPELMPLALVLARAIMVRLTKMTRSKELDWARPDAKSQVTLAYDENGKIDHVDTIVLSVQHNPDIVHEDIKKDVIEKVIKPVLASYNLDPAQVQSYHINPTGRFVIGGPNGDTGLTGRKIIVDTYGGYFRHGGGAFSGKDPSKVDRSAAYAARWVAKNIVAADLADKCEVQLSYAIGVVEPTSIKVDTFGTGKVSEIELANAVKKVFDLTPRGIEKELELRSGKFNYQDLAAFGHIGRTDLDLPWEKCNKVEELKKALNK
- a CDS encoding methylaspartate mutase subunit E translates to MKLKFKKWTEEEFFEMREEVLKGWPTGAEVDLEEAVKYHKALPESKSFSKKLMDAKKRGITLAQPRAGVALIEQHIELLNFLDKEGGADLLPSTIDSYTRQNKYENCERGIEESKKAGRSLLNGFPGVNHGVKGCREVVEATNLPLQLRHGTPDARLLSEIMIAAGFTSNEGGGISYNVPYAKNVSIERTIRDWQYVDRLVGWYEEHGVSINREPFGPLTGTLVPPSMSNAVGILEGLLAAEQGVKSITLGYGQCGNLIQDIAAIRSLEEQANEYFEKEGYKGIELTTVFHQWMGGFPEDEAKAFGVISNGASAAALAGATKVIVKTPHEAIGVPTKEANAAGIRATKMVLNLLRGQQLSTSPELEEDIRIIKAETKCILDKVYELGNGDWAVGIVKAFEQGVLDVPFAPSIYNAGKMMPARDNVGKVRYLSVGNVPFTQELIDYNKAQLEERGKYEGRPVNFQMTVDDIFAVGKGTLIGRPEGK
- the rimP gene encoding ribosome maturation factor RimP — translated: MANSSNEVIIEKIEKIVVPVLNEMNLSLVDIEYMQDGGYWYVRIYVEDLNGDITLEHCATISNKIEDDVDKLIDKKFFLEVSSPGIERPLKKIEDFIRFKGEKAKVSLKHKIDDNKNFEGIINDCKENIILLELDEEKILEIPFSEIRKANLVYEFDEF
- a CDS encoding methylaspartate ammonia-lyase, which codes for MKIIDVVCSAGKTGFYFDDQRAIKAGAGHDGMFYLGETVTPGFESIRQAGESISVQLILEDGQVAYGDCAAVQYSGAGGRDPLFLAKDFIPVIEKEIAPKLIGRELDNFKSLAEEFDSMQIDGKRMHTAIRYGITQALLDAVAKARKVTMAEVIQKDYNTGLEITRRPIFTQSGDNRYENADKMIIKGADVLPHALINNVKEKLGENGEILLEYVKWLRDRILAKRTSEDYNPIFHIDVYGTIGAAFDCDVKKMADYIGTLAEAAKPFKLRIEGPMDVEDRDKQIEAMAALRAEIDRRGIPAELVADEWCNTLEDIKLFADKKAGHVVQIKTPDLGGVNNIADAILYCNKVGIGSYCGGTCNETNRSAEVTTNIGMACGALQVLAKPGMGVDEGFMIVFNEMGRVEALVNRRKNK